TCGCACGCGGGGCAGTTCATTTACATGGCGTTCGGCCGCGAGCCGACGGAGCTCGAAGCCCGCGTGCTGAACCTGACGCTCGTGCTGTACGCCGAGCATGAGTTCAACGCGTCCACGTTCGCCGCCCGCGTGTGCACGAGCACGCTGAGCGGCCTGCATTCATCCGTGGTCGCGGCCATCGGCACGCTGAAAGGTCCGCTGCATGGCGGCGCGAACGAGGAGTCCCTGAAGCTGATCCAGCGTTACGCGTCCGCCGCCGAAGCCCGCAAGGGCGTCCTCGACGCATTGGCGCGCAAAGAGAAGATCATGGGCTTCGGCCACCGCGTGTATCGCAACGGCGACCACCGGGCGACGATTCTCGAACCCTACGTGGACAAGCTGGCGGAGATGCGCAACGAACAGTGGCGGGCCGAGGTCTATCACGCGATCAAGCAGACCATGTGGGACGAGAAGAAGCTGCATCCCAACGTCGATTATCCCTGCGGCCTGGTCTACCACTTCCTCGGCTTCCCGACGGACATCTTCACACCGCTGTTCGTGACCGCCCGCGTCGCTGGCTGGTGCGCCCACATCATCGAGCAACACCAGCACAACCGCCTGATCCGCCCGCGGAGCCGCTACACGGGGCCCGCGTTGCGCACCTACCAGCCGCTGATCGATCGCTGACCGGCCGCGACGTTTCGCGTTGACACGCGCCGCGGGACCTCGCACACTGCGTCCATGGCGTCGTTCTGGTTCTGGGCCTTCCTCGCCTACTATGCCATCGCCCTGGTGGCGATCGCCCGCATTCTCATTCGGCCCAAAGAGCCGACCGCCATGGTGGCGTGGATCTTCGCGCTGCTGTGCGTGCCCGGCCTGGGCCTGCTCGCATACTGGCTGTTCGGCTCGCGCCGCTTGCGCCGCAAGGTCCGCCGCCGGCGCCGGCGCGTGGCCAGCCTGCTGGCCGAGTTCAAGCGCCGAGCCGAGGAGCGTTCGCACCCCAGCACCGAAACGCACGACGCTGAACTACCCGCCGACCTCGCGGGCATCGCCCAGCTTGGACAGCGCCTGGTCGATATGCCCCCCGTCGGCGGCAACGAAGTCACGGTGCTGGAAGAAGCCAACGCGACGTACGCCGCCCTGTCCGACGCCTTGCGCGCCGCCCAGCATCACATCCACCTGGAGTACTACATCTGGCAGCCGGACGAGACCGGCCGCCTCTTCCGCGACATCCTGATCGAGCGCGCCCACGCCGGCGTCCAGTGTCGGCTGCTGCTCGACGCCGTCGGCTGCTGGCGGCTCAACCGCAGCTTTCTGCAACCGCTGACGGACGCCGGCGTGCGCGTGGCGTACTTCCTGCCGGTGTACCATTTCCCGTTCCGCAAGCGCTGGAGCCTGCACCTCCGCAATCACCGCAAGATCGTCGTCATCGACGGGCAGACCGCGTTCATGGGCAGCCAGAACATCGGCGACGAGTACCGCGGCCGGCTCGCCCGGCTCAGCCCCTGGTACGACACGCACATGCGGCTGCGCGGGCCGGCGGCGCTGTTCCTGCAGCAAACCTTCGCCGAAGACTGGTACCTGGCGACGCGCGAGGACCTGAGCGCCGGCCTGTACTTTCCCGAGCCCGAGCGGCCGGGGCCGTCGATTGTGCAGATTCTCCCCACCGGGCCGGACCGCCGGTTCAGCACGCTGGCGCAGATCATGTTCGCCGCGGTGTCATCCGCCCGCAGCAGCATCAGTATCGCGACGCCGTATTTCGTCCCCGACCTCGCCGTGCGGCTGGCGCTGGTGCACGCGTGCTATCGCGGCGTGCAGGTGCGGCTGGTGCTGCCGTCCCGGAGCGATTCGGCGCTGTCGCTGTGGGCGGCGCGCAGCTTCTACGCGGAGCTGATCGAGGCCGGCGTGGAGATTCACGAGTACGACGCCGGCGTGCTGCACTCGAAGCTGGTCACGGTCGATGACCGCTGGTGCATGCTGGGCTCGGCGAACATGGACGCGCGCAGCTTCCGGCTAAATTTCGAGGTCACCGCAGTCATTTACGATTCGCAGGTTGCCGCCGAGTTGGGGCGCTCGATCGGCCAGTTCTGCGACAACGCCCGGCGGATCACGGCGCGGGCGGCGTGGCGCGGCGACATGTGGCGCCGTATGGGCGAAGGCGCGGCGCGGCTGTTTGCACCGCTACTCTGATCGGATAGAACTCCCCTCCCTTCCATGGAGGGGGCAG
The nucleotide sequence above comes from Phycisphaerae bacterium. Encoded proteins:
- the cls gene encoding cardiolipin synthase, with the protein product MASFWFWAFLAYYAIALVAIARILIRPKEPTAMVAWIFALLCVPGLGLLAYWLFGSRRLRRKVRRRRRRVASLLAEFKRRAEERSHPSTETHDAELPADLAGIAQLGQRLVDMPPVGGNEVTVLEEANATYAALSDALRAAQHHIHLEYYIWQPDETGRLFRDILIERAHAGVQCRLLLDAVGCWRLNRSFLQPLTDAGVRVAYFLPVYHFPFRKRWSLHLRNHRKIVVIDGQTAFMGSQNIGDEYRGRLARLSPWYDTHMRLRGPAALFLQQTFAEDWYLATREDLSAGLYFPEPERPGPSIVQILPTGPDRRFSTLAQIMFAAVSSARSSISIATPYFVPDLAVRLALVHACYRGVQVRLVLPSRSDSALSLWAARSFYAELIEAGVEIHEYDAGVLHSKLVTVDDRWCMLGSANMDARSFRLNFEVTAVIYDSQVAAELGRSIGQFCDNARRITARAAWRGDMWRRMGEGAARLFAPLL
- a CDS encoding citrate synthase (catalyzes the formation of citrate from acetyl-CoA and oxaloacetate) — encoded protein: MTDAIDAYHPGLEGVIAGETSICCVEQGRLLYRGYDIADLARHASFEECAFLLLHGELPTPQELTLFQQQIDGERELPGAVVDVLRAIPRQAPMMDVLRTGVSLCGNFSSARSQGRSSLLTRAVRVLAAVPALIAARLRAMDGKWPLEPKPGLSHAGQFIYMAFGREPTELEARVLNLTLVLYAEHEFNASTFAARVCTSTLSGLHSSVVAAIGTLKGPLHGGANEESLKLIQRYASAAEARKGVLDALARKEKIMGFGHRVYRNGDHRATILEPYVDKLAEMRNEQWRAEVYHAIKQTMWDEKKLHPNVDYPCGLVYHFLGFPTDIFTPLFVTARVAGWCAHIIEQHQHNRLIRPRSRYTGPALRTYQPLIDR